From the genome of Alosa alosa isolate M-15738 ecotype Scorff River chromosome 20, AALO_Geno_1.1, whole genome shotgun sequence, one region includes:
- the hoxa1a gene encoding homeobox protein Hox-A1a, translating into MSTFLDYTVMGGGDAGGACSVRTFHADHGITTFQSCAVAVSNCVGEDRFLAGRTSPDTGPVSHVQQPGSYQSPSSSLSIAYGTHAGYGTPGFCSSYNHYALNQEVDTAVGLAQCAPIVYSGNISSSVVQHHSHLTHRQGYSGGSAHLHGPLQFAAHTSCGHGQEQPSLALLTAGCSNALSPLTASHHDACCPSLTESAFNAQTFDWMRVKRNPPKTGKAGEFGFSGQPNTVRTNFTTKQLTELEKEFHFNKYLTRARRVEIAAALQLNETQVKIWFQNRRMKQKKREKEGMLPKSPCNTGSSPGKGDDGSEKSLSSPSTPSPVSSS; encoded by the exons ATGAGCACGTTCTTAGATTATACAGTAATGGGTGGAGGAGATGCTGGTGGCGCGTGCTCCGTGAGAACATTCCACGCAGATCATGGAATTACAACTTTTCAATCCTGTGCTGTTGCGGTGAGTAATTGTGTCGGGGAAGATCGCTTCCTTGCAGGTAGAACATCTCCGGACACAGGGCCCGTGTCTCATGTACAACAACCTGGCTCCTATCAGTCTCCCAGTAGCTCGCTGAGCATTGCGTATGGCACGCACGCGGGCTATGGCACGCCGGGCTTTTGCTCAAGTTACAACCATTACGCGCTGAATCAGGAAGTAGACACAGCAGTTGGTCTTGCACAGTGCGCGCCCATCGTTTACTCCGGGAACATATCCTCGTCAGTGGTGCAGCATCACTCCCACCTCACGCATCGGCAAGGTTACAGCGGCGGCAGCGCACATCTTCACGGACCCCTCCAGTTCGCTGCTCACACGTCGTGCGGCCATGGCCAAGAGCAGCCCAGCTTAGCCCTCCTGACAGCAGGCTGCTCAAACGCCTTGTCGCCTTTGACGGCGAGCCACCACGATGCGTGTTGCCCATCGCTGACAGAAAGCGCTTTCAACGCCCAGACATTTGACTGGATGAGGGTGAAACGGAATCCACCGAAGACAG GGAAAGCAGGGGAATTTGGCTTCAGTGGGCAGCCCAATACCGTCCGCACAAATTTCACCACCAAACAGCTGACAGAGCTCGAGAAGGAGTTTCACTTCAACAAGTACCTTACCCGTGCGAGGAGAGTGGAAATCGCAGCTGCGCTCCAGTTGAACGAGACCCAGGTTAAGATCTGGTTCCAAAACCGGCGCATGAAGCAAAAGAAGCGTGAGAAAGAGGGAATGCTCCCTAAATCACCGTGCAACACCGGGAGCAGCCCAGGAAAAGGCGATGATGGATCGGAAAAGTCTCTCTCTAGCCCATCTACACCATCTCCTGTATCCTCCAGTTGA
- the evx1 gene encoding homeobox even-skipped homolog protein 1 isoform X2 gives MDNKRDVVQRTENSQVLVRGTISGAELTDATRSPAREPHQKALQGTCPSPRSPSYLQSGSESVMMEGSRNGKYGDTRPAGKSSPIIGDKPERPNKEPSSSSEESDFYEEIDVSCTTDSMEYPDKQGKDVDVTSHNTDSLNTGKMNSSPSALSYGADQMRRYRTAFTREQIARLEKEFYRENYVSRPRRCELAASLNLPETTIKVWFQNRRMKDKRQRLAMTWPHPADPAFYTYMMGHAATTGNLPYPFPSHLPLPYYSPIGGVGTTTASATSPFASPLRSLDSFRVLAHPYPRPELFCFRHPAVYSNTGASHGLGPAETPCSCLACHGTSGQTNGLQQRPRSMDFTCSSSSRTDSFLTFSPAVLSKSSTVSLDQREEVPLTR, from the exons ATGGACAACAAAAGGGATGTTGTACAGCGCACAGAGAACAGTCAGGTTTTGGTCCGTGGTACCATATCCGGAGCAGAATTGACTGACGCTACTAGGAGCCCCGCACGTGAACCGCACCAGAAGGCTCTCCAAGGAACTTGCCCCAGTCCTAGATCCCCATCTTACTTGCAGAGCGGATCAGAGTCAGTCATGATGGAGGGTTCGCGGAATGGGAAATACGGAGATACAAGGCCGGCAGGCAAATCCTCACCGATAATCGGTGATAAACCGGAACGTCCCAACAAAGAGCCAAGCAGCTCAAGCGAGGAGTCAGACTTCTACGAGGAAATAGATGTCAGCTGCACAACCGACAGCATGGAGTACCCGGACAAGCAAG GCAAAGATGTCGACGTTACAAGCCACAACACCGACAGCTTGAACACCGGAAAGATGAACTCAAGCCCGAGTGCACTGTCTTACGGAGCCGACCAGATGCGACGGTACCGGACAGCTTTCACGCGGGAGCAGATCGCTCGACTGGAAAAAGAATTCTATCGAGAGAATTATGTCTCAAGACCACGGAGGTGCGAGCTCGCGGCTTCTTTGAATCTACCGGAGACTACAATAAAG GTTTGGTTCCAGAACCGCAGGATGAAGGACAAGCGGCAGCGTCTCGCCATGACGTGGCCACATCCGGCCGACCCAGCATTTTACACATATATGATGGGCCATGCCGCCACCACCGGCAATTTGCCGTACCCTTTCCCATCACACCTGCCTCTTCCCTATTACTCACCCATCGGTGGAGTGGGTACGACCACAGCCTCCGCCACTTCTCCTTTCGCCAGTCCCTTACGCTCACTGGATAGCTTTCGTGTTCTCGCTCACCCCTACCCTCGACCCGAGCTGTTCTGTTTCCGTCACCCAGCAGTCTATTCCAACACAGGAGCAAGCCACGGGCTTGGTCCTGCTGAGACCCCCTGTTCTTGTCTGGCGTGCCATGGCACCAGCGGACAAACCAACGGACTTCAGCAACGGCCTCGCAGCATGGATTTCACTTGTTCCTCCTCAAGCCGGACAGACAGCTTCCTTACGTTCTCACCTGCAGTTTTGAGCAAGTCATCAACCGTCTCTTTGGACCAGAGAGAGGAAGTGCCTCTGACAAGATAG
- the evx1 gene encoding homeobox even-skipped homolog protein 1 isoform X1, whose amino-acid sequence MDNKRDVVQRTENSQVLVRGTISGAELTDATRSPAREPHQKALQGTCPSPRSPSYLQSGSESVMMEGSRNGKYGDTRPAGKSSPIIGDKPERPNKEPSSSSEESDFYEEIDVSCTTDSMEYPDKQVNIFDLQLKVPCYPQGKDVDVTSHNTDSLNTGKMNSSPSALSYGADQMRRYRTAFTREQIARLEKEFYRENYVSRPRRCELAASLNLPETTIKVWFQNRRMKDKRQRLAMTWPHPADPAFYTYMMGHAATTGNLPYPFPSHLPLPYYSPIGGVGTTTASATSPFASPLRSLDSFRVLAHPYPRPELFCFRHPAVYSNTGASHGLGPAETPCSCLACHGTSGQTNGLQQRPRSMDFTCSSSSRTDSFLTFSPAVLSKSSTVSLDQREEVPLTR is encoded by the exons ATGGACAACAAAAGGGATGTTGTACAGCGCACAGAGAACAGTCAGGTTTTGGTCCGTGGTACCATATCCGGAGCAGAATTGACTGACGCTACTAGGAGCCCCGCACGTGAACCGCACCAGAAGGCTCTCCAAGGAACTTGCCCCAGTCCTAGATCCCCATCTTACTTGCAGAGCGGATCAGAGTCAGTCATGATGGAGGGTTCGCGGAATGGGAAATACGGAGATACAAGGCCGGCAGGCAAATCCTCACCGATAATCGGTGATAAACCGGAACGTCCCAACAAAGAGCCAAGCAGCTCAAGCGAGGAGTCAGACTTCTACGAGGAAATAGATGTCAGCTGCACAACCGACAGCATGGAGTACCCGGACAAGCAAG TGAATATATTTGACCTCCAGCTGAAGGTCCCATGTTATCCAcaag GCAAAGATGTCGACGTTACAAGCCACAACACCGACAGCTTGAACACCGGAAAGATGAACTCAAGCCCGAGTGCACTGTCTTACGGAGCCGACCAGATGCGACGGTACCGGACAGCTTTCACGCGGGAGCAGATCGCTCGACTGGAAAAAGAATTCTATCGAGAGAATTATGTCTCAAGACCACGGAGGTGCGAGCTCGCGGCTTCTTTGAATCTACCGGAGACTACAATAAAG GTTTGGTTCCAGAACCGCAGGATGAAGGACAAGCGGCAGCGTCTCGCCATGACGTGGCCACATCCGGCCGACCCAGCATTTTACACATATATGATGGGCCATGCCGCCACCACCGGCAATTTGCCGTACCCTTTCCCATCACACCTGCCTCTTCCCTATTACTCACCCATCGGTGGAGTGGGTACGACCACAGCCTCCGCCACTTCTCCTTTCGCCAGTCCCTTACGCTCACTGGATAGCTTTCGTGTTCTCGCTCACCCCTACCCTCGACCCGAGCTGTTCTGTTTCCGTCACCCAGCAGTCTATTCCAACACAGGAGCAAGCCACGGGCTTGGTCCTGCTGAGACCCCCTGTTCTTGTCTGGCGTGCCATGGCACCAGCGGACAAACCAACGGACTTCAGCAACGGCCTCGCAGCATGGATTTCACTTGTTCCTCCTCAAGCCGGACAGACAGCTTCCTTACGTTCTCACCTGCAGTTTTGAGCAAGTCATCAACCGTCTCTTTGGACCAGAGAGAGGAAGTGCCTCTGACAAGATAG
- the hoxa3a gene encoding homeobox protein Hox-A3a gives MQKDTYNSNQYLCGNGPSCIGRGQRYPQVAACALQSSGDYSTVPRKSRPVPDGCECSGNNQSSRTSPILSSNLHLQSPNYRVSDPSISSVPKDLRQDLQTPAIQVFSWMKESRQNTKQKAHCANSVENYLAESRSDSACSKRARTAYTGAQLLELEKEFHFSHYLCRSRRMEMANLLNLTERQIKIWFQNRRMKHKKDQRNVGMTHSTEELPYSPKLPSAGAVTGGSGYRYPMHSAHHNLRYEPPSPSKSLLDACNLFASHPSPLVNYASLQGQCSETVSKSTATNYEMNGLRDSSRWTHGQRRYQGSGCCSVQEASTDTPLVSGQTNHLHHPSDCMDYIGETL, from the exons ATGCAAAAAGACACCTACAACAGCAACCAATATCTGTGTGGAAATGGCCCCAGTTGTATTGGCAGAGGACAGAGATATCCCCAGGTTGCTGCGTGTGCTTTGCAGTCTTCTGGTGATTACTCCACTGTCCCTCGTAAGTCAAGACCAGTTCCTGACGGCTGCGAGTGCAGTGGCAATAACCAGTCTTCCAGAACATCACCCATCCTCAGCAGCAACCTCCACTTGCAGTCTCCCAATTATCGGGTTTCTGATCCGAGCATCAGCTCGGTTCCCAAGGATCTTCGGCAAGACTTACAAACGCCCGCCATACAAGTTTTCTCTTGGATGAAGGAGTCCCGCCAGAACACGAAACAGAAAGCACACTGTGCCAACTCAG TGGAGAACTATCTAGCTGAGAGTCGGTCGGATTCCGCCTGCTCAAAGCGCGCTCGGACAGCCTATACCGGCGCGCAGCTCTTAGAGTTGGAGAAGGAATTCCACTTCAGTCACTACCTCTGCCGTTCACGGCGCATGGAGATGGCGAATTTGCTGAACCTCACTGAGCGGCAGATAAAGATCTGGTTTCAAAACCGGAGAATGAAGCACAAGAAGGATCAACGGAACGTGGGCATGACGCATTCTACTGAGGAGTTACCTTATAGTCCAAAGCTGCCGTCCGCGGGTGCGGTCACTGGGGGAAGCGGCTATCGATACCCAATGCATTCTGCTCACCACAACTTGCGTTATGAACCGCCATCTCCTAGTAAATCCCTTCTCGATGCATGCAATTTATTTGCGTCACATCCGTCTCCACTGGTAAACTACGCATCGCTCCAAGGCCAGTGTTCAGAAACTGTGAGTAAAAGCACTGCGACCAATTACGAGATGAATGGTCTACGAGACAGCAGCAGATGGACACATGGACAGAGACGTTATCAGGGAAGCGGCTGCTGCTCAGTCCAAGAAGCTAGCACTGATACGCCATTAGTTTCCGGACAGACAAATCACCTTCACCATCCCTCTGACTGCATGGACTATATTGGGGAAACCCTTTAG